A region from the Sphingomonas sp. S2-65 genome encodes:
- a CDS encoding error-prone DNA polymerase codes for MVEHNATYAELQVTTHFSFLRGASSPEELFAAAALLGLPALGVVDRNSVAGIVRAWDAQKATGVRAITGSRLDLVDGTALLVYPTDRAAYGRLCRLLSVGKARAGKGACHLDWNDVEEWNDGLIGILVPDRADAVVQSALARTGRIFGDRSYLALSLRRRPRDAVRLRDLAAMAAAARVATVATGDVLYHAPDRRLLQDVVTCIRQKCTIDELGERREQVADRHLKSAAEMERLFRRNLGDTRPVARSLEIAQRCSFDLEQLKYQYPDEIRDAARTPQQELERLTWERAPERYPDGVTAKVRAQIEHELRLISQLDYAPYFLTVYSIVNFARSKDILCQGRGSAANSAVCFCLGVTSIDPVRSELLFERFVSAERREPPDIDVDFEHERREEVIQWIYETYGRTRSALTAVVTRYRARGAVREVGKALGVSEDMTAGLSSQVWGWSREGVEERHAEELNLDMGDRRLALTLELARLLINTPRHLSQHPGGFVLTRDRLDELVPVEPAAMDDRQVIEWDKDDIDALGFMKVDVLGLGMLSCMRRGFEFLAADKGVKVDLATIPAEDPATYAMIRKADTLGVFQIESRAQMAMLPRINPRTFYDLVIQVAIVRPGPIQGDMVHPYLRRREGREAVTYPKEELRRVLEKTLGVPLFQEQAMRVAIECAGFTASEADLLRRAMATFKLTGGVSHFRDKLIGGMVARGYAHAFAEKTFKQIEGFGSYGFPESHAASFALIAYASSWMKCHHPDAFCAALLNAQPMGFYAPAQIVRDAREHGVEVRPVDVNASRWDCTLEDTTGRYKAVRLGLRMVRDLSNADAAAIVGARADQPYRSVEEIQRRAEIGAGALNRIGEADGFGSLEQTRRTGLWQVKGLADTPLPLFAAADRRDQAWRDEADEPEVTLVPMGEGQEVVEDYRATSLSLRAHPLAFLRDELSARKIRPCSETRTMKDGRWINLAGLVLVRQKPGSAKGVMFITIEDETDIANLVVWTNVFEKHRRVVLGASMLGVRGKVQREGEVIHVVVERLDDLSPLLASVGSRQDVADVYRVARADIVKHGMGPDPRVPAERSLGKVPRDIYIPDLRLGSGIVPGQPTEGIKIKPRDFR; via the coding sequence ATGGTTGAGCATAACGCGACTTATGCCGAGCTGCAGGTCACGACGCATTTCAGCTTTCTGCGCGGCGCTTCCTCGCCCGAGGAGCTGTTCGCCGCCGCCGCACTGCTCGGGCTCCCCGCGCTAGGGGTCGTCGATCGCAACTCGGTCGCCGGCATCGTACGCGCCTGGGACGCGCAAAAGGCCACCGGCGTGCGGGCGATCACCGGCTCGCGTCTCGACCTCGTCGACGGAACCGCCCTGCTCGTCTATCCGACCGACCGCGCGGCTTATGGCCGGCTTTGCCGGCTGCTGTCGGTGGGCAAGGCCCGCGCCGGCAAGGGCGCCTGCCATCTCGACTGGAACGATGTCGAGGAATGGAATGACGGGCTGATCGGCATATTGGTACCCGACCGGGCCGATGCCGTCGTGCAATCGGCGCTTGCTCGCACCGGCCGTATCTTCGGCGACCGCTCCTATCTCGCGCTGTCGCTGCGCCGCCGTCCGCGCGATGCCGTCCGGCTGCGCGACCTGGCCGCGATGGCCGCCGCAGCGCGGGTCGCAACGGTCGCGACCGGGGACGTGCTCTACCATGCTCCCGACCGAAGGCTGCTGCAGGACGTGGTCACCTGCATCCGCCAGAAATGCACGATCGACGAACTCGGCGAACGCCGCGAGCAGGTCGCGGACCGGCACCTGAAGTCGGCTGCGGAGATGGAGCGGCTGTTCCGGCGCAATCTCGGCGACACCCGGCCGGTCGCGCGCAGCCTCGAGATCGCGCAGCGCTGCAGCTTCGATCTCGAGCAGCTCAAATATCAATATCCCGACGAGATCCGGGATGCCGCCCGCACGCCGCAACAGGAGCTTGAGCGACTGACCTGGGAAAGAGCGCCCGAGCGTTATCCGGATGGGGTCACGGCCAAGGTCCGCGCCCAGATCGAGCACGAGCTCCGGCTTATCAGTCAACTCGACTACGCCCCCTACTTCCTGACGGTCTATTCAATCGTGAACTTCGCCCGCTCCAAGGACATCCTCTGTCAGGGCCGCGGCTCGGCCGCCAACTCGGCGGTCTGCTTCTGCCTAGGCGTCACCTCGATCGACCCGGTGCGCTCGGAGCTATTGTTCGAGCGCTTCGTCTCGGCGGAGCGGCGCGAGCCCCCCGACATCGACGTCGATTTCGAGCATGAGCGGCGCGAGGAGGTGATCCAGTGGATCTACGAAACCTATGGCCGGACCCGCTCCGCGCTGACCGCAGTCGTGACCCGCTACCGCGCGCGCGGCGCGGTCCGCGAGGTAGGCAAGGCATTGGGCGTCAGCGAAGACATGACCGCGGGCCTCTCCAGCCAGGTCTGGGGCTGGAGCCGGGAGGGCGTCGAGGAACGCCATGCGGAGGAGCTCAACCTCGACATGGGTGATCGCCGGCTCGCGCTGACGCTCGAGCTCGCGCGCCTGCTGATCAACACGCCGCGGCACCTCTCCCAGCATCCCGGCGGCTTCGTCCTTACCCGCGACCGGCTCGACGAGCTCGTGCCAGTCGAGCCGGCGGCGATGGACGACCGGCAGGTTATCGAATGGGACAAGGACGATATCGACGCTTTGGGCTTCATGAAGGTGGATGTGCTGGGGCTGGGGATGCTCAGCTGCATGCGGCGTGGCTTCGAGTTCCTCGCCGCCGACAAGGGCGTGAAAGTCGACCTGGCCACGATCCCGGCCGAGGATCCCGCCACCTATGCGATGATCCGCAAGGCCGACACGCTCGGCGTCTTTCAGATCGAGAGCCGGGCCCAGATGGCGATGCTGCCGAGGATCAACCCTCGGACCTTCTACGACCTGGTGATCCAGGTCGCGATCGTGCGGCCCGGCCCGATCCAGGGCGACATGGTCCATCCCTATCTACGGCGCCGCGAAGGCAGGGAGGCGGTCACCTATCCCAAGGAGGAGTTGCGCCGGGTGCTCGAGAAGACGCTCGGCGTGCCGCTCTTCCAGGAGCAGGCAATGCGCGTTGCGATCGAGTGCGCCGGGTTCACCGCGTCCGAGGCCGACCTGCTTCGCCGCGCCATGGCGACCTTCAAGCTCACCGGCGGGGTCAGCCATTTCCGCGACAAGCTGATCGGCGGCATGGTCGCGCGCGGCTACGCGCATGCCTTTGCCGAGAAGACCTTCAAGCAGATCGAGGGCTTCGGAAGCTATGGCTTTCCCGAGAGCCATGCCGCCAGCTTCGCGCTGATCGCCTATGCGTCGAGCTGGATGAAATGCCATCATCCCGATGCGTTCTGCGCCGCATTGCTCAACGCCCAGCCCATGGGCTTCTATGCGCCCGCGCAGATCGTCCGCGACGCGCGCGAGCACGGCGTCGAGGTCCGTCCCGTCGACGTCAACGCGAGCCGCTGGGACTGTACGCTCGAAGACACGACCGGCCGCTACAAGGCGGTGCGTCTGGGCCTTCGGATGGTGCGCGACCTGTCCAATGCCGATGCCGCCGCAATCGTCGGTGCGCGCGCGGACCAGCCCTACCGTAGCGTCGAGGAGATCCAGCGGCGTGCCGAGATCGGAGCCGGCGCGCTCAACCGTATTGGCGAGGCCGACGGGTTCGGGTCGCTGGAGCAGACCCGCCGCACGGGGCTTTGGCAGGTCAAGGGGCTGGCGGACACGCCCTTGCCGCTGTTCGCCGCGGCCGACCGGCGCGACCAAGCGTGGCGCGACGAAGCGGACGAGCCTGAGGTCACGCTCGTGCCGATGGGTGAAGGCCAGGAAGTGGTCGAGGACTATCGCGCAACCTCCTTGTCGCTGCGGGCGCATCCGCTCGCCTTCCTCCGCGACGAGTTGTCCGCCCGCAAGATCCGGCCATGCTCGGAGACGCGCACGATGAAGGACGGGCGCTGGATCAACCTGGCCGGTCTCGTGCTGGTTCGCCAGAAGCCCGGCTCGGCCAAGGGCGTGATGTTCATCACCATCGAGGATGAGACCGACATTGCCAACCTGGTGGTGTGGACCAACGTCTTCGAGAAGCACCGGCGCGTTGTGCTCGGTGCGTCCATGCTCGGCGTGCGAGGCAAGGTGCAGCGCGAGGGTGAAGTCATCCACGTCGTCGTCGAGCGGCTCGACGATCTCTCGCCGCTGCTCGCGAGCGTCGGTTCGCGCCAGGATGTCGCCGATGTCTACCGCGTCGCCCGCGCCGATATCGTCAAGCACGGCATGGGCCCCGATCCACGTGTCCCGGCCGAGCGGTCGCTGGGCAAGGTGCCGCGCGACATCTACATTCCCGATCTCAGGCTTGGCTCGGGCATTGTCCCCGGGCAGCCGACCGAAGGCATCAAGATCAAGCCTCGGGACTTCCGATGA
- a CDS encoding DUF6438 domain-containing protein, which translates to MTYATTVCHGFCPVYTVAVSADGASLFTGTSNTAVIGERRFRAAPAQAAKFFNRLQPYLPTGELLLTGPDSCRTYATDLPSVDVRWTGGAGSGHLLYDYGCDRDEHRALAEALRDAPLALPLGGLIGKRRFQGADSAAHHRPLTLDHQPNG; encoded by the coding sequence ATGACCTACGCCACGACCGTCTGCCACGGATTTTGCCCGGTCTATACCGTAGCCGTAAGCGCCGATGGCGCGAGCCTGTTCACCGGCACCAGCAACACCGCGGTGATCGGCGAGCGCCGCTTCAGGGCGGCGCCGGCCCAAGCCGCCAAGTTCTTCAATCGTCTGCAACCCTATCTGCCCACGGGCGAGCTGCTGCTGACCGGCCCGGATTCTTGCAGGACATATGCGACCGATCTTCCTTCCGTCGATGTAAGGTGGACCGGTGGGGCCGGGTCAGGGCACCTGCTGTACGATTATGGCTGCGATCGCGACGAGCATCGTGCGCTGGCAGAGGCGCTGCGCGACGCGCCGCTTGCGCTGCCGCTCGGCGGGTTGATCGGCAAGCGCCGATTTCAGGGCGCTGACTCTGCGGCGCACCATAGGCCGCTGACGCTCGATCATCAGCCGAATGGCTGA
- a CDS encoding SOS response-associated peptidase produces MCNDYRLEVDVASILKDFDDLKIKITTPEGTPNVAARSDVQITDIGPIVREIEDQRGAGELVNRRWSWPGPKGAPVFNFRSEGREFTSKRCLILADGYYEFTKPEDPKQKRQDKWLFTLNDHRWLCIAGIWRSHPDIGEAFTMLTTDAGEDTAPYHSRQIIALRRDHWADWLDPSVPAANLLAPLPKGSLSVAQVSPPPAVAAQPTLALE; encoded by the coding sequence ATGTGCAATGACTATCGCCTCGAGGTCGACGTCGCTTCGATCCTGAAGGACTTTGACGACCTCAAGATCAAGATCACCACGCCCGAGGGAACGCCGAACGTAGCCGCCCGCTCGGACGTCCAGATTACCGATATCGGACCGATCGTCCGCGAGATCGAGGACCAGCGCGGCGCGGGCGAGCTGGTGAATCGCCGATGGAGCTGGCCAGGGCCCAAAGGGGCTCCGGTGTTCAACTTCCGGTCCGAAGGACGCGAGTTCACCTCGAAGCGATGCCTGATCCTCGCCGATGGCTATTACGAGTTCACCAAGCCCGAAGACCCGAAGCAGAAGCGCCAGGACAAGTGGCTGTTCACGCTCAACGATCACCGCTGGCTCTGCATCGCAGGGATCTGGCGCAGCCATCCCGATATCGGCGAAGCCTTCACGATGCTGACCACCGATGCCGGCGAGGACACAGCGCCGTATCATAGCCGCCAGATCATCGCGTTGCGGCGCGACCATTGGGCGGATTGGCTCGATCCGAGCGTACCGGCCGCCAATCTGCTTGCACCGCTCCCGAAAGGCAGCCTCTCGGTGGCGCAGGTGTCGCCGCCGCCTGCAGTGGCGGCCCAGCCGACGCTTGCGCTTGAATAA
- a CDS encoding SOS response-associated peptidase family protein, which yields MAATPTPFDSEAPLGARRAIIRCNPDNPQEMEMIEAVWGSNPRFSDGVAFRFVRSEGKTFPSRRCLIPASEFQLAVGKRRYRVTLDGGNFFYLAGVWEPAMGDWPLYYRIVTVEANPEVALHQERHGAIIHRRQVKQWLGHEVPETDLLMTPPARTFVVEEIDAKPVQTALAF from the coding sequence ATGGCCGCGACTCCAACCCCCTTCGACTCCGAAGCACCGCTGGGAGCACGCCGCGCCATCATCCGGTGCAACCCAGACAATCCACAAGAGATGGAGATGATCGAGGCGGTCTGGGGTTCCAATCCGCGGTTCAGCGACGGCGTCGCCTTTCGATTCGTCCGCTCTGAAGGAAAGACCTTCCCGAGCCGTCGTTGCCTGATCCCGGCATCGGAATTTCAGCTGGCGGTCGGCAAGCGCCGGTACCGTGTGACGCTCGACGGCGGCAACTTCTTCTACCTCGCCGGCGTGTGGGAGCCGGCGATGGGCGATTGGCCGCTCTATTACCGGATCGTCACGGTTGAGGCGAACCCCGAAGTCGCCCTTCATCAGGAGCGGCACGGCGCGATCATTCATCGGCGCCAGGTGAAGCAGTGGTTAGGTCATGAGGTCCCCGAAACCGACCTGTTGATGACTCCACCAGCGCGCACATTCGTAGTCGAGGAGATCGACGCGAAGCCGGTACAGACCGCATTGGCATTCTGA
- a CDS encoding aldo/keto reductase: MRIIDLPGGERVPCLGQGTWMMGDRRERRAEEIAALRVGIELGMTLIDTAEMYGEGASETLIGEAITGIRDQLFLVSKAYPQNAARERLAGSCEASLKRLGTDRLDLYLLHWRGNVPLAETVEAMGRLQREGKIRHWGVSNLDTDDMEELVAAGGGTCATDQILYNLSRRGPEHGLLPWLADRGVSAMAYSPVEQGRLLGNPKLAAIASEIDATPSQLALAWVLRRPGVIAIPKAASVEHVRENCAAADLVLDAKILAKLDVLFPRPREPQPLEML, from the coding sequence ATGCGCATCATAGATCTCCCCGGTGGCGAACGGGTGCCTTGTCTAGGGCAGGGCACTTGGATGATGGGTGATCGCCGGGAGCGTCGTGCCGAGGAAATCGCGGCGCTTCGCGTTGGTATCGAGCTCGGCATGACGCTGATCGACACCGCCGAAATGTACGGCGAGGGAGCCAGCGAGACACTGATTGGCGAGGCGATCACAGGCATACGCGATCAACTCTTCCTGGTCAGCAAGGCCTATCCGCAAAATGCCGCGCGCGAACGCTTGGCCGGGTCGTGCGAGGCGAGCCTGAAGCGGCTCGGCACTGATCGCCTCGATCTCTATCTTCTCCATTGGCGTGGCAACGTGCCCTTGGCCGAGACCGTCGAGGCAATGGGGAGGCTCCAGCGCGAGGGCAAAATCCGCCATTGGGGTGTAAGCAACCTGGATACAGACGACATGGAGGAACTCGTGGCCGCCGGTGGCGGCACCTGCGCGACCGACCAGATCCTCTACAATCTTTCCCGTCGCGGGCCGGAGCATGGCCTCCTGCCATGGCTTGCCGATCGCGGCGTGTCGGCGATGGCCTATAGCCCGGTTGAGCAGGGGCGACTTCTCGGCAATCCCAAGCTTGCGGCGATCGCGTCTGAAATCGACGCGACACCATCGCAGCTCGCACTCGCCTGGGTTTTGCGTCGGCCAGGCGTGATCGCGATCCCGAAGGCCGCAAGCGTCGAGCATGTCCGCGAGAACTGCGCGGCGGCTGATCTCGTGCTGGACGCGAAGATACTGGCCAAGCTCGACGTGCTATTCCCCCGACCGCGCGAACCGCAGCCCCTCGAGATGCTCTAG
- a CDS encoding LysM peptidoglycan-binding domain-containing protein, with protein MPADRTYVVRPGDTLSAIARRSGVGMRALAHSNGIQNVNVIHVGQRLILPGVSPSAGASGGATRLAGGKLTLTATDVLNIKKTLQTEWVQSSGVDQAHGIIDTILNRVASGVWGSTVSGVVNAKSQFSDINGPIAWRDKRDSVEDLAVSTVSRRVNQVVDAYLAERAGGRASSVGTHLNYANPNYSDKKNLAWINALDGPVFGHGKSIHRHGTTAGLQRRRPAPFTLVLPTAAAAQQAPAPVSPTRAPGLPPAGLRVNGNTVAAASGVQVKAASVKIGHLAPEMDAVIRAVASAARQLQLPTPVITSGNDSRHGRQSLHYSDRALDFRGNNISIAEGRALRDAVRQSLGNRYDVIFETFNNASNNHLHVEYDPH; from the coding sequence ATGCCCGCCGATCGCACCTATGTCGTCCGGCCAGGCGACACCTTGTCGGCGATCGCCCGACGTTCCGGCGTCGGCATGCGCGCGCTTGCTCACAGCAACGGCATCCAGAACGTCAACGTGATCCATGTCGGGCAGCGGCTAATCCTTCCCGGGGTTTCCCCGAGCGCCGGTGCCAGCGGTGGCGCGACGCGGCTGGCGGGCGGAAAGCTGACGCTTACCGCCACCGATGTGCTCAACATCAAGAAGACGCTACAGACCGAATGGGTGCAGAGCTCGGGCGTGGACCAGGCGCACGGCATCATCGACACGATCCTGAACCGCGTCGCGTCGGGCGTGTGGGGCAGCACCGTGTCAGGCGTAGTCAATGCCAAGAGCCAGTTCTCGGACATAAACGGCCCGATCGCCTGGCGCGACAAGCGCGACTCGGTCGAGGATCTGGCGGTCAGCACCGTCAGCCGCCGTGTCAACCAGGTGGTGGATGCCTACCTCGCCGAGCGCGCAGGCGGTCGAGCTTCGTCGGTGGGCACCCATCTGAATTACGCCAATCCCAATTATTCCGACAAGAAGAACCTGGCCTGGATCAACGCGCTGGATGGACCGGTATTCGGCCATGGCAAGTCGATCCATCGCCATGGCACCACCGCTGGCCTTCAGCGCCGCCGCCCCGCCCCGTTCACGCTCGTGCTGCCCACCGCAGCCGCCGCGCAGCAGGCGCCCGCCCCCGTCTCACCGACGCGAGCGCCGGGCCTGCCGCCTGCCGGATTGCGCGTCAACGGCAACACCGTGGCAGCGGCCAGCGGCGTGCAGGTGAAGGCCGCAAGCGTGAAGATCGGCCATCTCGCTCCCGAGATGGACGCAGTGATCCGCGCGGTTGCCAGTGCGGCGCGCCAGCTTCAGCTTCCCACGCCCGTCATTACGTCGGGTAACGACAGCCGGCACGGCAGGCAGTCGCTCCATTATTCGGATAGGGCGCTCGATTTCCGCGGCAACAACATCTCGATCGCGGAGGGCCGCGCACTGCGCGATGCCGTGCGCCAATCGCTGGGAAACCGCTATGACGTCATCTTCGAGACCTTCAACAATGCCAGCAACAACCACCTCCATGTCGAATATGACCCGCACTGA